In a single window of the Drosophila subpulchrella strain 33 F10 #4 breed RU33 chromosome X, RU_Dsub_v1.1 Primary Assembly, whole genome shotgun sequence genome:
- the LOC119556884 gene encoding integrator complex subunit 2 has translation MPVKMYDVSPRVFCAMQNLDITLLASYPEAEIRPVLPSLVRMSLLSPLDNTESSMESRKQILAVLIGIEVVNSIVSYLQVNYHELENELKKELQARQKSAFFEGQQHEYGLQSGIALGFERADVARKVRVVLSEIFNLQQQVSEQKPAAHSEMLDDGIYLEEVVDILCIALAELPSLLNILELTDALVHVPNGHRIICALVANFPDCYRDVVSHVIANCDEDGSDGKHRLMLLMGLSEMNPSQALANRSMCVDMLKVPSYMLKLTLKHPEDLIAFLTGLLLGNDQNLRSWFAVYIRSSQKRKGDALNLVRVELLQKVIQTTTNASELRDFNLQGAVLLRLYCALRGIGGLKFNDDEINALSQLVTSCPQATPSGVRFVTLALCMLIACPSLVSTIPLENKAVEWLQWLIREDAFFCKRSGTSTSLGEMLLLLAIHFHSNQISAISEMVCSTLAMKIPIRPNSTNRIKQLFTQDLFTEQVVALHAIRVPVTPNLNGTSPGYLPVHCIHQLLKSRTFLKHKVPIKSWIFKQICSSVRPVHPVMPALVEVFVNTLIIPNPTGKVNIDHMHRPFTEAEILHVFRTSKLTFFAEELPPMAESDELAQIEVTCPLTAQLLMIYYLMLYEDTRLMNLSALGGRKQKEYSNNFLGGLPLKYLLQKAHNYHHDYLSLFHPLLRLIISNYPHLSMVDDWLEEHNLAQGNSTVVMSKRELKPEQLDQALAAIQTKPHLAIRVFKQLLQMPPEMQAQYGQQLVQHLPMVFAKSVPRYIKDLYNDIWLRLNAVLPTTLWIMSLRAITNSSDSINRRTFANESLLEPMEVLSCPRSVFCSPYLLMILLRILKGSLAASKTYLNVHMQQKQVLDKNGLVQTDADREELKTTLIASQESAAVHILLEVLEYMAGKASDRVSHLELREIQGIIGTYVHQAFISEPSLAKLVHFQTYPKSVIPMIVASVPSMHICIDFVHEFLNVTEMDKQIFTIELTSHLVLNYSIPKSLGVSKFSLNVIQTTLSLLTASAKCKFLRNVLPAMVRFVETFPILADDCVNILMTTGRSLHSQSSLGVTTMQMPLTESAKLCSYRDAQLHIIMIEDAFKALVTAVMQKSELY, from the exons ATGCCGGTGAAGATGTACGATGTGTCGCCGCGCGTCTTCTGCGCCATGCAGAACCTGGACATCACCCTGCTGGCCAGCTACCCGGAGGCGGAGATCCGGCCCGTCCTGCCGTCGCTGGTGCGGATGAGCCTGCTGTCGCCGCTGGACAACACGGAGTCGTCGATGGAGTCGCGCAAACAGATCCTGGCCGTGCTCATTGGCATCGAGGTGGTGAACAGCATCGTGTCTTACCTGCAGGTCAACTATCATGAGCTGGAGAACGAGCTGAAGAAGGAGCTGCAGGCGCGCCAGAAGTCGGCCTTCTTCGAGGGCCAACAGCACGAGTATGGTCTCCAGTCGGGCATTGCTTTGGGCTTCGAGCGGGCGGATGTGGCGCGCAAGGTGCGCGTGGTGCTCTCGGAGATCTTCAATCTGCAGCAGCAGGTCTCCGAGCAGAAGCCCGCCGCCCACTCGGAGATGCTGGACGATGGCATCTACCTGGAGGAGGTGGTGGACATCCTGTGCATTGCCCTGGCCGAGCTGCCCTCGCTGCTGAACATCCTGGAGCTGACGGACGCCCTCGTCCATGTGCCCAACGGCCATCGGATCATCTGCGCCCTGGTGGCCAACTTCCCCGACTGCTATCGCGACGTGGTGTCCCATGTGATCGCCAACTGCGACGAGGACGGCAGCGATGGCAAGCACCGGCTGATGCTGCTCATGGGGCTCAGCGAGATGAATCCCTCCCAGGCGCTGGCCAACCGGTCCATGTGCGTGGACATGCTCAAGGTGCCATCGTACATGCTGAAGCTCACGCTAAAGCATCCCGAGGATTTG ATCGCCTTCCTCACGGGCCTGCTGCTGGGCAATGACCAGAACCTGCGCTCCTGGTTCGCCGTTTACATCCGCTCCAGCCAGAAACGGAAGGGCGATGCCCTGAATCTGGTGCGCGTGGAGCTGCTGCAGAAGGTGATCCAAACGACGACCAATGCGTCGGAGCTGCGCGACTTCAATCTGCAGGGAGCGGTGCTGTTGCGGCTGTACTGTGCCCTCCGCGGCATTGGTGGTCTCAAGTTCAACGACGACGAGATCAATGCCCTGTCCCAGCTGGTCACGAGTTGTCCGCAGGCCACGCCCTCGGGCGTTCGGTTTGTGACGCTGGCCCTGTGCATGCTCATCGCCTGCCCCTCGCTGGTGTCCACCATTCCGCTGGAGAACAAGGCGGTGGAGTGGCTGCAGTGGCTGATCCGCGAAGATGCCTTCTTTTGCAAGCGCTCCGGGACCAGCACCTCGCTGGGTGAGAtgctcctgctgctggccATCCATTTTCACAGCAATCAGATCTCGGCCATCAGCGAGATGGTCTGCTCCACGCTGGCCATGAAGATACCCATCCGACCGAACAGCACGAACCGGATCAAGCAGCTCTTCACACAGGATCTGTTTACGGAGCAAGTGGTGGCGCTGCATGCCATCCGTGTACCCGTCACACCGAATTTAAATGGCACCAGTCCGGGCTACCTGCCGGTGCACTGCATCCACCAGCTGCTGAAGTCGAGGACCTTCCTCAAGCACAAAGTGCCCATCAAGTCGTGGATCTTCAAGCAGATATGCAGCTCAGTGAGGCCAGTGCATCCGGTGATGCCGGCCTTGGTGGAGGTGTTTGTCAACACGCTGATAATACCCAATCCCACGGGCAAGGTGAATATTGACCACATGCACCGGCCCTTCACTGAGGCCGAAATCCTGCACGTCTTCCGCACGTCCAAGCTTACGTTCTTCGCCGAAGAACTGCCACCGATGGCCGAAAGTGACGAGCTGGCGCAGATCGAGGTGACATGTCCACTAACCGCGCAACTGCTGATGATCTACTACTTGATGCTGTACGAGGACACGCGGCTGATGAACCTCAGTGCTTTGGGTGGGCGCAAACAGAAGGAGTACTCGAACAACTTCCTGGGCGGACTGCCTTTGAAGTATCTGCTCCAAAAGGCGCACAACTACCACCACGACTATCTCTCGCTGTTCCACCCGCTGCTGCGGTTGATCATCTCCAACTATCCGCATCTCAGCATGGTAGATGACTGGCTGGAGGAGCACAATTTGGCTCAGGGCAACTCTACCGTAGTGATGAGCAAGCGTGAGCTCAAGCCGGAGCAACTGGATCAGGCATTGGCCGCCATCCAGACGAAACCGCACCTGGCCATCCGTGTGTTCAAGCAGCTGCTCCAGATGCCGCCGGAAATGCAGGCGCAATATGGCCAGCAGCTGGTGCAGCATCTGCCGATGGTGTTCGCCAAGTCGGTGCCGCGGTACATCAAGGATCTGTACAACGATATTTGGCTGCGCCTGAACGCAGTGCTGCCCACCACCCTATGGATAATGTCGCTGCGAGCGATTACAAACAGTTCGGATTCGATCAACCGCAGGACCTTCGCCAACGAGAGTTTGCTGGAACCCATGGAGGTGTTGAG CTGCCCTCGCTCCGTGTTCTGCTCGCCATATCTGCTGATGATCCTGCTGCGCATCCTCAAGGGCAGCCTGGCCGCCTCAAAGACCTATCTCAACGTGCACATGCAGCAGAAGCAGGTGCTGGACAAGAACGGCCTGGTGCAGACGGATGCGGATCGGGAGGAGCTCAAGACCACGCTAATTGCCTCGCAGGAGAGCGCCGCCGTGCACATCCTGCTGGAGGTGCTCGAGTACATGGCCGGCAAGGCCTCCGATCGGGTGTCGCATCTGGAGCTGCGTGAGATACAGGGCATCATTGGCACCTATGTGCATCAGGCCTTCATCTCGGAGCCGTCGCTGGCCAAACTGGTGCACTTCCAAACGTATCCGAAGTCTGTTATCCCCATGATTGTGGCCAGTGTGCCATCGATGCACATTTGCATTGACTTCGTGCACGAGTTCCTCAACGTCACCGAGATGGACAAGCAGATCTTCACCATCGAGCTGACCTCGCACCTGGTGCTCAACTATTCGATACCCAAGAGTTTGGGCGTCTCGAAATTCAGCCTGAATGTGATCCAGACGACGTTGTCGCTGCTGACAGCCTCGGCCAAGTGCAAATTCCTGCGGAATGTGCTGCCGGCAATGGTGCGGTTCGTGGAAACGTTTCCCATCCTGGCCGACGACTGCGTCAACATCCTGATGACCACCGGCCGCAGCCTGCACTCGCAGTCGTCCCTCGGCGTGACCACCATGCAGATGCCGCTCACCGAGAGCGCCAAGCTGTGCTCGTATCGGGATGCCCAGCTGCACATCATCATGATCGAGGACGCGTTCAAGGCGCTGGTCACCGCCGTCATGCAGAAGTCGGAGCTGTATTAG